The following proteins are co-located in the Pseudomonas antarctica genome:
- a CDS encoding GpE family phage tail protein: protein MADLAVVFHWAPADMDQLGLQDLMDWRERARVRSSTDGE, encoded by the coding sequence ATGGCCGATCTGGCCGTGGTTTTTCACTGGGCACCGGCTGATATGGATCAGTTGGGCCTGCAAGACCTGATGGACTGGCGCGAGCGCGCTAGGGTGCGGAGTTCCACTGATGGCGAATGA
- a CDS encoding phage tail assembly protein has product MKDETIEQPDVQQLADDNTVTLDTPIRRGTTTIDTITLRKPNSGELRGVSLVELLQMDVGSLIKVLPRISAPSLTAVEVAGMDPADLLALSSKISGFLLQKSAKTDASLVA; this is encoded by the coding sequence ATGAAAGACGAAACCATCGAGCAGCCCGACGTGCAGCAGCTGGCCGACGACAACACCGTCACCCTCGACACTCCAATTCGTCGAGGCACTACCACTATCGACACCATCACCCTGCGCAAGCCGAACTCCGGCGAATTGCGCGGCGTGAGCCTGGTAGAGCTGCTGCAGATGGACGTCGGCAGTTTGATCAAGGTTCTGCCACGCATCAGCGCACCGAGCCTCACCGCTGTAGAAGTTGCAGGCATGGACCCGGCCGACCTTCTGGCCTTGAGTAGCAAAATCTCTGGTTTTTTGTTGCAGAAGTCGGCGAAGACGGATGCATCCCTCGTCGCGTAG
- a CDS encoding phage major tail tube protein yields MAMPRKLKNLNLFNDGNSYLGLVKSLTLPSLGRKMEAYRGGGMNGPVKADLGMSDDGIQFEWKTGGLDLISLRQFGAVNASSVALRFSGPYQQDDTGETSNVEVVVRGRHETIEMGEAKAGEDTEHSMKTTCSYYKLTVDGEEIIEIDLLNFVEKVNGVDMLEKHRSGMGI; encoded by the coding sequence ATGGCAATGCCACGCAAGCTAAAAAACCTCAACCTGTTCAATGACGGCAACAGCTACCTAGGCTTGGTGAAGTCCCTCACCCTGCCCTCCCTCGGCCGCAAGATGGAAGCCTATCGCGGCGGCGGCATGAACGGCCCGGTCAAGGCTGACCTGGGCATGTCCGACGACGGCATCCAGTTCGAATGGAAGACCGGTGGCCTCGACCTGATCTCTCTGCGCCAGTTCGGCGCCGTCAACGCCTCCAGCGTGGCCCTGCGATTCTCTGGCCCCTACCAACAGGACGACACGGGTGAAACGAGCAACGTGGAAGTGGTCGTGCGAGGTCGCCACGAGACCATCGAGATGGGCGAAGCCAAGGCAGGCGAAGACACCGAACACTCCATGAAAACCACCTGCAGCTACTACAAGCTGACCGTCGATGGTGAAGAAATCATCGAAATCGACCTGCTCAACTTCGTTGAGAAAGTCAATGGCGTGGACATGTTGGAGAAACACCGCAGCGGCATGGGCATCTGA
- a CDS encoding phage tail sheath protein produces the protein MADYLHGVRVIELNDGTRPIRTIPTAVIGMVCTAEDADPLVFPLDTPVLLTNVQTAVGKAGVKGTLAASLQGIADQTKPYVIVVRVKEGADEAATTSALIGGTTPNGQYTGMKALLVAKSRVGMTPRILGVPGLDSLQVATALGAIAKDLRAFAYVSAWGCKTKEEVVAYRENFGAREMMVIWPDFQNWDTVANKTTTASAVARALGLRAKIDQDTGWHKTLSNVAVSGVTGINADVFWDLQNPATDANYLNSNDVTTLIHANGFRFWGSRTCSDDPQFAFENYTRTAQILADTMAEAHMWAIDRPMHASLVRDLVEGVNAKMRELKSQGYLIGGSCWYPDDINTKDTLKAGKLWVDYDYTPVPPLEDLTFRQRITDRYLIDFAKGINS, from the coding sequence ATGGCCGATTATCTCCACGGCGTGCGGGTCATCGAACTCAACGACGGCACCCGCCCCATTCGCACTATTCCCACCGCAGTTATCGGCATGGTTTGTACGGCTGAGGATGCGGACCCGCTTGTTTTCCCACTGGACACGCCCGTCCTGCTCACTAACGTACAAACAGCAGTCGGCAAAGCCGGCGTCAAGGGCACCCTGGCTGCGAGCCTGCAAGGCATCGCAGATCAGACCAAGCCCTACGTCATCGTGGTACGGGTCAAGGAAGGTGCCGACGAAGCGGCCACCACCAGCGCTCTGATCGGCGGCACCACTCCGAACGGCCAATACACCGGCATGAAAGCCTTGCTTGTAGCCAAGTCACGCGTGGGCATGACGCCGCGCATTCTCGGCGTGCCAGGCCTGGACAGTTTGCAAGTGGCCACCGCCCTCGGCGCCATTGCCAAAGACCTTCGCGCCTTTGCCTACGTCAGCGCCTGGGGCTGTAAAACGAAAGAAGAGGTTGTCGCTTACCGCGAAAACTTCGGCGCCCGCGAAATGATGGTGATCTGGCCGGACTTCCAGAACTGGGACACTGTCGCCAACAAGACCACCACCGCCTCGGCAGTAGCCCGTGCTCTCGGCCTGCGGGCCAAGATCGACCAGGATACGGGCTGGCATAAAACTCTTTCGAACGTGGCCGTAAGCGGCGTCACCGGCATCAACGCCGATGTGTTCTGGGATCTGCAAAACCCGGCCACCGACGCCAACTACCTCAACAGTAACGACGTCACCACGTTGATCCATGCCAACGGCTTCCGCTTCTGGGGCAGCCGTACCTGCAGCGACGATCCGCAGTTCGCTTTCGAAAACTACACGCGCACTGCGCAGATCCTCGCGGACACCATGGCCGAAGCGCATATGTGGGCCATCGACCGCCCTATGCACGCCTCGCTGGTACGCGACCTGGTCGAAGGCGTAAACGCCAAGATGCGCGAGTTGAAATCACAGGGTTACTTGATCGGGGGCAGCTGCTGGTATCCAGACGACATCAACACCAAGGACACCCTCAAGGCCGGCAAGCTATGGGTGGATTATGACTACACCCCAGTGCCGCCGCTTGAAGACCTCACCTTCCGCCAGCGAATCACCGACCGTTACCTGATCGACTTCGCCAAGGGCATCAACAGCTAA
- a CDS encoding phage tail assembly chaperone, which produces MFASKKTGYFYDPAVNEFMPSDAVEIDAEIHAALLKGQGEGKVITWAEDGYPFLSDPTPPSQEALAAVERAWRDLQLGATDSVVTRHRDELEDGSPTSLTPDQYAELQAYRRQLRDWPEAGEFPLNEHRPAAPGWLAVTAE; this is translated from the coding sequence ATGTTCGCGTCCAAAAAAACTGGTTACTTTTACGACCCAGCAGTTAACGAATTCATGCCCTCGGATGCTGTGGAAATTGACGCTGAAATACATGCCGCTCTATTGAAGGGGCAAGGTGAAGGCAAGGTAATCACTTGGGCTGAGGATGGTTATCCATTCCTGTCGGATCCCACACCGCCCTCCCAAGAAGCACTCGCAGCGGTCGAACGGGCATGGCGTGACTTGCAGCTCGGCGCAACGGATAGCGTCGTAACGCGGCATCGCGACGAACTCGAGGACGGTTCGCCAACTTCCCTTACGCCCGACCAGTACGCGGAGCTGCAAGCCTATCGCCGACAGTTGCGTGATTGGCCGGAAGCCGGCGAATTCCCTCTGAACGAGCATCGACCGGCAGCGCCTGGGTGGCTGGCGGTGACTGCGGAGTGA
- a CDS encoding phage tail protein: MIDGNSQFFAILTAVGRAKQANADALGVPWKLTEMGVGDANGTDPIPNELQTRLINEWRRRPLNQLRVDPINAAVIIAEQIIPADEGGRWIREIGLYDADGDLVAVANCAPSYKPALSQGSGRTQVVRMNFIVASTGNITLKIDPAVVLATREYVEQRIMEELYKLDNKQSVRVATTANIALAGLQTIDGVVLVAGDRVLVKNQTVAKDNGLYIAAAAVWKRSDDADSNAEVTSALLVSVEQGATLADTRWQLITDGVIVLGTTPLTFQNVTQGFAPINSPALLGSPTTPTPAQFDISKRLATTEYVQHALGSYAGQTNYTGDTALTAADVGRLSNFAQLSTVALPPASSVAAASLITIGSSLSGGVWVVAATGDTLTNTITEPGPFFIPVGSLGVFRRLLGGSGWSFDGGDASLKYSPGFSARLTANGYQKLPSGHIEQWGIVPPIPAGGSVLINYPIKFPNGPLAIVAGAGASQAGSPGINSYNESAGQVRFWNSSLTVATQASTYFAKGI, translated from the coding sequence TGCAAACCCGGCTCATCAACGAGTGGCGACGCCGCCCGCTGAATCAGCTGCGAGTCGATCCCATCAACGCCGCCGTGATTATTGCTGAACAGATAATTCCGGCCGATGAAGGCGGACGCTGGATCCGTGAGATCGGTCTGTACGACGCGGACGGTGACCTGGTGGCCGTGGCGAACTGCGCGCCCAGCTATAAGCCGGCCCTATCGCAAGGGTCAGGGCGTACTCAAGTCGTGCGGATGAATTTCATCGTTGCCAGTACCGGCAACATCACGCTCAAGATTGACCCGGCGGTGGTACTGGCAACCCGCGAGTACGTCGAACAACGGATCATGGAAGAGCTTTACAAGCTCGACAACAAGCAGTCGGTACGTGTGGCCACCACGGCAAACATCGCCCTGGCGGGCCTACAGACCATCGACGGTGTTGTGTTGGTTGCTGGGGATCGCGTGCTGGTAAAAAACCAGACTGTCGCAAAGGACAACGGCCTGTACATCGCTGCGGCGGCCGTATGGAAGCGTTCGGACGATGCTGACAGCAATGCAGAAGTGACGTCGGCGCTTCTGGTATCGGTCGAGCAAGGCGCCACTTTGGCCGATACGCGCTGGCAGTTGATCACGGACGGTGTGATCGTCCTAGGCACCACGCCATTGACCTTTCAGAACGTGACTCAAGGTTTTGCGCCGATCAATTCTCCCGCGCTCCTGGGGTCTCCAACTACACCAACCCCTGCACAGTTTGATATCAGCAAGCGATTAGCGACTACTGAGTATGTGCAGCACGCTCTTGGCAGTTATGCAGGGCAAACGAACTACACGGGCGACACAGCTTTAACTGCGGCAGATGTGGGAAGGCTGAGTAACTTTGCACAACTTTCGACGGTTGCTTTACCCCCAGCGTCGAGTGTTGCGGCCGCGTCATTGATCACTATCGGCAGCTCTTTGTCTGGCGGTGTCTGGGTGGTCGCTGCGACGGGGGACACCCTGACAAATACGATTACTGAGCCAGGGCCATTTTTCATCCCGGTCGGCTCCCTGGGCGTATTCCGCCGACTATTAGGGGGGAGCGGATGGAGTTTTGATGGTGGGGACGCCTCACTTAAGTACTCGCCGGGTTTCTCCGCGCGCCTTACGGCGAACGGCTATCAGAAATTGCCTTCGGGTCATATCGAGCAATGGGGCATCGTTCCTCCGATCCCAGCTGGCGGTTCGGTCCTGATCAATTACCCGATCAAATTCCCCAACGGCCCCTTGGCGATTGTGGCTGGGGCGGGAGCATCGCAGGCGGGTAGTCCTGGGATTAACTCATATAACGAATCCGCCGGTCAGGTCAGATTCTGGAATTCATCACTCACTGTCGCCACGCAAGCAAGCACCTATTTTGCGAAAGGCATTTAG